A single genomic interval of Hydractinia symbiolongicarpus strain clone_291-10 chromosome 8, HSymV2.1, whole genome shotgun sequence harbors:
- the LOC130655093 gene encoding uncharacterized protein LOC130655093, which translates to MFRYKIGKFILLTGGCLFFVQYSILFYYRQRGDVFIRNNSCYQVSTPNIPKVRMLSGFSRLRKTMQEPCKQNMLWSQRKQNNSFLRTDFDSTQFILTSDASGSSVAINIITYANGEKKNYGGDFWWMEIRGTSSIYSDILDNMDGTYEAQFRLPEAGKYEIKLTLEFSQCDGLRDPPVWWFINGTEHGKYQTAILDKSSDYIDKSKKLYVENKSRKAVKLSSDKNKYDLSCKYINHPHGYWKTIGSEKKYTTYTELKHKKEASFPKKNNTFWVYGDSVGMQFYSYLLKNHTICSQFRHCRADKGWIYPFLPGISIKKYDQKDFNETITLNKIESILTDKLMVNSKSIFLINFGLHMMMDLSFMKASQLFLNFIKLLKTLRKKQEIAKIIWKTTTPVLSKKGMNSERFLTRQRIILWNAFTKEVICREGIPILDVYEMAASYPEGSTDGVHFADKVFESAAVALITHIQYAI; encoded by the coding sequence ATGTTTCGATACAAGATTGGTAAATTTATCCTTCTAACAGGAGGATGTCTCTTCTTCGTGCAATATTCCATACTGTTCTACTACAGGCAAAGAGGAGACGTTTTTATACGTAATAATAGTTGTTATCAAGTTTCCACACCAAACATACCGAAAGTAAGAATGCTCAGCGGATTTTCAAGATTGAGAAAAACAATGCAAGAACCTTGTAAACAAAATATGTTATGGAGTCAAAGAAAGCAAAATAATTCCTTTTTACGAACAGATTTTGATAGTACGCAATTTATTTTAACATCAGATGCTTCAGGAAGTTCAGTCGCCATTAATATTATAACCTATGCAAAcggagagaaaaaaaattatggaggCGATTTTTGGTGGATGGAAATACGAGGCACCAGTTCGATATATTCTGATATCTTAGATAACATGGATGGTACCTATGAGGCGCAGTTTCGACTACCAGAAGCTGGTAAATATGAAATCAAATTGACTTTAGAATTTAGTCAGTGCGACGGATTACGCGATCCTCCTGTATGGTGGTTCATCAATGGAACAGAACATGGAAAATATCAAACAGCCATACTTGATAAGTCAAGTGATTATATAGACAAAAGTAAGAAATTATATGTTGAAAACAAATCTCGAAAAGCAGTGAAGCTATCATCGGATAAAAATAAGTATGATTTAAGCTGCAAGTATATTAACCATCCACATGGGTACTGGAAAACAATTGGAAGCGAGAAAAAATATACCACCTATACTGAAttgaaacataaaaaagaagcaagttttccaaaaaaaaataatacattttgGGTTTATGGTGATTCAGTTGGAATGCAATTTTATAGTTATCTGTTGAAGAATCATACAATATGCAGTCAGTTTAGACATTGTCGGGCAGATAAAGGCTGGATTTATCCATTTTTACCTGGAATCTCTATAAAAAAATACGATCAAAAAGATTTTAATGAAACAATAACATTAAATAAGATTGAGAGTATACTAACAGACAAATTAATGGTGAACAGTAAAAGTATATTCCTAATTAATTTTGGATTGCATATGATGATGGATCTATCATTTATGAAAGCATCCCAACTTTTTCTAAACTTCATAAAACTACTGAAAACCTTGAGAAAGAAACAGGAAATAGCTAAAAttatttggaaaactacaactcCAGTTCTTTCTAAAAAAGGAATGAATTCTGAAAGATTTTTAACAAGACAGCGAATTATTCTATGGAACGCTTTCACTAAAGAAGTTATTTGCAGGGAAGGAATACCAATTCTTGATGTATATGAAATGGCAGCATCATATCCAGAAGGAAGTACGGACGGAGTACACTTTGCAGACAAAGTTTTCGAGAGCGCAGCTGTTGCCTTGATAACACATATCCAATATGCTATTTAA